From one Planococcus citri chromosome 3, ihPlaCitr1.1, whole genome shotgun sequence genomic stretch:
- the LOC135839442 gene encoding plasma membrane calcium-transporting ATPase 3-like: MGTARVEMNTQFGISLKQLRELMELRGGEAVNKVKELGGITELCKKLYTSPTEGLGENPTDMQNRRETYGSNTIPPKKPKTFLQLVWEALQDATLIILEIAAIVSLLLSLYTPKDEGGNLRPEAEETQSGWIEGCAILVSVLVVVLVTAFNDYSKEKQFRGLQDKIEGERKFAVIRKNEVKQIPVGEIVVGDICQIKYGDLLPADGILVQSNDLKIDESSLTGESDHVKKGESFDPIVLSGTHVMEGSGRVLVTAVGINSQSGIIMTLLGAAGSEEKKEKRKSSLKDKQHEDKNGKKHDEESTASSSDDEDPAQKSVLQGKLTKLAIQIGYAGSALAILTVIILVVRFSVKTFVLEQQEWKLAYINEFVRFVIIGVTVLVVAVPEGLPLAVTLSLAYSVKKMMLDNNLVRHLDACETMGNATTICSDKTGTLTTNRMTVVQSYIAGVYHKNTPQFSSIPADVARLFIQGIALNSAYTSRIMPSEDEKSDLPKHVGNKTECGLLGFVLALGKSYQALRDEVTEEMFTRVYTFNSVRKSMSTVIPREGGGYLLYSKGASEIILKKCTYIRGKDGELTKFTTQMYDELIRTVIEPMASNGLRTLSLAYKEFVPSNAGPNQVLAAKEPNWDDEESITRDLTAVAIVGIEDPVRPEVPEAIRKCQRAGITVRMVTGDNINTARSIATKCGILKPDDDGIIMEGKEFNSKIRNREGNVEQARLDKIWPRLRVLARSSPTDKYTLVKGIIDSNYGNKKEVVAVTGDGTNDGPALKKADVGFAMGIAGTDVAKEASDIILTDDNFSSIVKAVMWGRNVYDSIAKFLQFQLTVNVVAVIVAFVGACAVSDSPLKAVQMLWVNLIMDTLASLCLATELPTPELLQRKPYGRTKPLISRTMAKNIIGQAIYQLIIIFAMLFVGDQVFDVPSGRNAAEEGVHSPHFTMIFNTFVMMTMFNEINARKIHGERNVFRGFFSNPIFYGLWFVTMAAQAVIVQFGGSAFSTMALSLDQWLWCILFGVGTLLWGQIITSIPTRKIPKKLAWGRGPPEDYPQLHTEGKFDSETGRKRRAHILWLRGLTRLQTQIRVINAFHQALDQRYGRNPPSAALRKQTSNTSSSNKRLSRMSSIEYADNTPDELENARTDGLNHAVSAV; the protein is encoded by the coding sequence ATGGGAACAGCTCGAGTCGAAATGAATACGCAATTCGGAATAAGTTTGAAGCAGCTCCGCGAGCTGATGGAGCTGCGCGGCGGCGAAGCGGTGAACAAAGTTAAAGAGCTGGGCGGCATTACGGAGCTGTGTAAAAAACTGTACACCTCGCCAACGGAAGGCCTGGGCGAGAACCCTACCGATATGCAAAACCGAAGGGAAACCTACGGTTCGAATACGATACCGCCGAAAAAACCCAAAACTTTTTTACAACTGGTATGGGAAGCTTTGCAAGACGCCACGTTAATCATATTGGAAATCGCCGCCATCGTTTCGTTGCTACTGTCTTTGTATACGCCTAAAGACGAAGGAGGGAATCTGCGACCGGAGGCGGAGGAAACGCAGAGCGGCTGGATCGAAGGATGCGCTATTCTGGTCTCGGTTTTAGTGGTTGTGCTGGTGACCGCTTTTAACGATTACTCGAAAGAGAAACAGTTTCGCGGTTTGCAGGATAAAATCGAAGGCGAACGTAAATTCGCGGTGATACGTAAAAACGAAGTTAAGCAGATACCCGTCGGCGAGATCGTGGTCGGAGATATATGCCAGATTAAGTACGGCGATTTGTTACCAGCTGACGGTATCCTAGTGCAGAGTAATGATCTGAAAATCGACGAGTCTTCGCTGACCGGAGAATCGGATCATGTCAAGAAAGGCGAGTCTTTCGATCCGATCGTCCTATCCGGTACTCACGTCATGGAGGGTAGCGGTCGTGTGCTGGTAACAGCAGTCGGTATTAATTCGCAATCGGGTATTATTATGACTCTTTTGGGAGCAGCCGGCAGCGAAGAGAAGAAGGAAAAGAGGAAATCCAGCTTGAAAGATAAACAGCACGAAGACAAGAATGGTAAAAAGCACGACGAAGAGTCGACGGCGTCGTCTTCAGATGACGAAGATCCAGCCCAGAAATCCGTTCTGCAGGGTAAACTGACCAAGCTAGCTATACAGATCGGTTATGCTGGCTCAGCGTTGGCCATCTTGACCGTCATCATCCTGGTGGTACGATTCTCCGTCAAGACTTTCGTGCTGGAACAGCAGGAGTGGAAATTGGCCTACATTAACGAATTCGTCAGGTTCGTCATCATTGGTGTGACTGTGCTGGTGGTGGCGGTCCCTGAAGGACTCCCTTTGGCTGTGACCCTATCGTTGGCGTATTCGGTCAAGAAGATGATGTTGGATAATAACCTGGTGCGACATTTGGACGCCTGCGAGACGATGGGCAACGCTACGACTATCTGCTCCGATAAGACTGGCACATTGACGACTAACCGGATGACCGTGGTGCAGTCGTATATCGCCGGAGTGTACCACAAGAACACGCCGCAATTCAGTTCGATACCGGCCGACGTTGCTAGACTATTCATTCAAGGTATAGCGTTGAATTCGGCGTACACGTCGCGTATCATGCCATCCGAAGACGAGAAAAGCGATCTACCCAAGCACGTGGGTAATAAGACGGAATGCGGTCTGTTAGGATTCGTATTAGCCTTAGGTAAAAGTTACCAAGCGTTACGAGACGAAGTTACCGAAGAAATGTTCACCAGAGTTTACACCTTTAACTCGGTACGTAAATCGATGAGCACGGTGATACCGCGCGAAGGTGGCGGATACCTTTTGTACTCGAAAGGAGCTTCGGAAATCATCCTGAAGAAATGCACGTATATCCGAGGCAAAGACGGCGAACTCACCAAGTTCACGACGCAAATGTACGACGAGCTAATCCGCACTGTGATCGAACCGATGGCCAGTAATGGTCTGCGAACTCTATCCTTAGCTTATAAAGAATTCGTTCCGTCGAATGCGGGCCCAAATCAGGTGCTCGCTGCCAAAGAACCGAACTGGGACGACGAAGAGTCCATCACACGTGATCTCACTGCCGTAGCCATCGTCGGTATCGAAGATCCGGTCAGACCCGAGGTACCGGAGGCCATTCGTAAATGTCAACGAGCCGGTATCACCGTACGCATGGTAACTGGTGACAATATCAATACAGCTAGATCGATAGCTACGAAATGCGGTATTCTTAAACCGGACGACGACGGTATTATCATGGAAGGTAAAGAATTCAACTCGAAGATACGTAATCGCGAAGGTAACGTAGAACAAGCACGTCTGGATAAGATTTGGCCCAGATTACGAGTACTCGCCAGATCATCGCCCACCGATAAGTACACTTTGGTTAAAGGTATCATCGACAGCAACTACGGTAACAAGAAAGAAGTCGTAGCTGTGACCGGAGACGGTACCAATGACGGTCCGGCGCTGAAAAAGGCTGACGTAGGGTTCGCTATGGGTATCGCCGGTACCGACGTTGCCAAAGAAGCCAGCGATATTATCTTAACCGATGATAACTTCAGCAGTATCGTGAAAGCTGTGATGTGGGGTCGTAACGTGTACGACAGCATAGCGAAATTCTTACAGTTCCAGTTGACCGTCAACGTGGTAGCCGTCATCGTAGCTTTCGTAGGCGCCTGCGCTGTCTCAGATAGTCCTCTCAAAGCTGTCCAAATGCTGTGGGTTAACTTGATCATGGATACGTTAGCTTCTCTCTGTCTGGCTACCGAATTACCTACGCCGGAATTGCTGCAGCGTAAACCGTATGGCCGAACGAAGCCGCTCATATCTCGTACCATGGCTAAGAACATCATCGGCCAGGCTATCTACCAGTTGATCATTATTTTCGCCATGTTGTTCGTCGGCGATCAAGTATTCGACGTGCCTTCCGGTCGTAACGCTGCCGAAGAAGGTGTCCATTCGCCTCATTTCACCATGATCTTCAACACGTTCGTCATGATGACCATGTTCAACGAAATCAACGCTCGTAAAATCCACGGCGAACGAAACGTATTCCGCGGATTCTTCTCGAACCCGATTTTCTACGGATTGTGGTTCGTCACAATGGCCGCTCAAGCAGTCATTGTCCAATTCGGCGGCAGCGCGTTCTCGACAATGGCCCTGTCGCTAGACCAATGGCTATGGTGTATATTATTCGGCGTCGGTACGCTTCTCTGGGGCCAAATAATCACCAGTATACCTACGCGTAAAATACCCAAGAAACTGGCTTGGGGTCGAGGTCCGCCCGAAGACTACCCTCAGCTTCACACCGAAGGTAAATTCGACTCGGAAACCGGCCGCAAACGACGCGCACATATTCTATGGCTACGTGGCCTGACCAGACTGCAGACTCAAATCAGGGTGATCAACGCCTTCCACCAAGCGCTAGATCAACGCTACGGACGTAACCCGCCCAGCGCCGCTCTACGTAAGCAGACCTCGAATACCAGCAGTTCCAATAAAAGGCTCTCCAGAATGTCTTCGATCGAGTACGCCGATAACACGCCCGACGAATTGGAAAACGCCCGAACCGATGGACTCAATCATGCTGTCAGTGCGGTCTGA